A stretch of Leisingera sp. S132 DNA encodes these proteins:
- a CDS encoding DMT family transporter — MALRYWAVIFILGIGWGMSFMFNAILLRELGPLSVSMGRVGFGALGCWIYVLAARKKVPADAGRWQALFGFGVLSYAGPFAFYALGQQHIASGVAGIVNATTPALAVVVSHFWPGGERATVLKSLGVICGFLGIVLLSLPILEGGQSSEAWAVLITLCAPLCYAFSVNIARSFRDMEPVVLVAIALTGSTAAIAPLALWSEGVPVITRMETWASLLVIGFVLTSAAFIAFYWVLPKVGPTNITMPTLIAPVSALFLGTYILGETLLAEHLWGMAAILLGLLLIDGRIVRWRPAKPPAG; from the coding sequence ATGGCGTTGCGCTATTGGGCGGTGATTTTCATTCTGGGCATCGGCTGGGGCATGTCGTTCATGTTCAACGCCATTCTGCTACGCGAGTTGGGGCCGCTGTCGGTCTCCATGGGGCGGGTGGGCTTTGGCGCGCTGGGCTGCTGGATCTACGTGCTGGCGGCGCGGAAGAAAGTGCCGGCCGATGCGGGGCGCTGGCAGGCGCTGTTCGGGTTCGGCGTGCTGAGCTATGCGGGGCCTTTTGCCTTCTACGCGCTGGGCCAGCAGCATATCGCCAGCGGCGTGGCCGGGATTGTCAATGCCACCACCCCGGCGCTGGCGGTTGTCGTGTCTCATTTCTGGCCCGGAGGAGAGCGGGCCACGGTGCTGAAATCATTGGGGGTGATCTGCGGGTTCCTCGGGATCGTGCTGCTGTCGCTGCCAATTCTGGAGGGCGGCCAGTCCTCGGAAGCCTGGGCGGTGCTGATCACCCTCTGCGCGCCGCTGTGCTATGCGTTCTCCGTTAATATCGCGCGCAGCTTCCGGGATATGGAACCGGTGGTGCTGGTCGCCATTGCGCTCACCGGATCGACCGCCGCGATTGCGCCGCTGGCGTTGTGGAGCGAGGGGGTGCCGGTGATCACGCGTATGGAAACCTGGGCGTCACTGCTGGTGATCGGCTTTGTGCTGACCTCGGCGGCCTTCATCGCCTTTTACTGGGTGCTGCCCAAGGTGGGGCCGACCAACATCACCATGCCGACGCTGATCGCGCCGGTTTCGGCGCTGTTTCTGGGCACTTACATTCTGGGCGAGACGCTTCTGGCAGAGCACCTGTGGGGCATGGCAGCAATCCTCTTGGGGCTGTTGCTGATCGACGGGCGGATTGTGCGCTGGCGGCCGGCAAAACCGCCTGCCGGCTAA
- a CDS encoding helix-turn-helix transcriptional regulator produces the protein MSDTLDTVFAALADPTRRAILTMLLEDDMAVTDVAEPFEMSLAAISKHLTILTRAGLIAQEKRGRVKWCKLQPDAMRAASVWMQGFGQFEPVNLDAFERFLEAEHLSEDSQTGN, from the coding sequence ATGAGCGACACCCTCGACACCGTCTTTGCGGCCCTGGCCGACCCGACCCGCCGGGCGATCCTGACCATGCTGCTGGAGGACGACATGGCCGTAACCGACGTGGCAGAGCCGTTTGAGATGTCGCTGGCAGCAATTTCCAAGCACCTGACCATCCTTACCCGCGCAGGTCTCATCGCGCAGGAAAAGCGCGGCCGGGTCAAATGGTGCAAGCTGCAGCCCGACGCAATGCGGGCCGCAAGCGTATGGATGCAGGGCTTTGGCCAGTTCGAGCCGGTGAACCTGGACGCCTTCGAACGCTTCCTGGAGGCGGAGCACCTGTCAGAGGACAGCCAGACCGGCAATTAG
- a CDS encoding F0F1 ATP synthase subunit B' has product MASNTQEAAHGGGSAMPQLDFSTFGNQIFWLVVALVVIYLILSRVALPRIAAVLAERQGTITNDLAAAEDLKAKAVEAENAYNKALADARAEAQRIAAETRAEIQAGLDEAIAKADEQIAAKAAESEKAIAEIKAGALESVKAVATDTAEALVAALGGSADKDAVAAAVAERTKG; this is encoded by the coding sequence ATGGCATCAAATACGCAAGAGGCAGCACACGGCGGCGGTTCCGCAATGCCGCAGCTGGACTTCTCGACCTTCGGGAACCAGATCTTCTGGCTCGTGGTCGCCCTGGTCGTGATTTACCTCATTCTGTCGCGCGTCGCGCTGCCCCGCATTGCTGCGGTGCTGGCCGAGCGTCAGGGGACCATCACCAACGACCTCGCCGCGGCTGAAGACCTGAAAGCCAAGGCTGTCGAGGCCGAAAACGCATATAACAAAGCTCTGGCGGATGCCCGTGCCGAGGCTCAGCGCATCGCTGCCGAGACCCGCGCCGAGATCCAGGCCGGGCTGGACGAGGCCATCGCCAAAGCAGACGAGCAGATCGCTGCCAAGGCCGCCGAGTCCGAAAAGGCTATCGCCGAAATCAAGGCCGGCGCGCTGGAAAGCGTGAAGGCCGTGGCCACAGATACCGCAGAGGCGCTGGTCGCTGCTCTGGGCGGTTCGGCAGACAAAGACGCAGTTGCCGCGGCAGTTGCCGAGCGGACGAAAGGATAA
- a CDS encoding DMT family transporter yields the protein MAAVSEALRGHLAMLAFSALVAGSFSLGVMVANEIAPAALNAARFAIAAVVIGIAAAATSGIRRTHFQAPWRFAVLGGLFGGYFVLMFYGLQTAAPVSAAAVFTLVPVMSAGFGWLLLRQVTTRWMALALSIGAAGAVWVIVRGDLGALAAFRIGQGEIIYFWGCVLHAIYTPMVRKLNRGEPAVVFTFGMLLAGGGLLAAFGWQDILATGWMQLPGIVWIGLFYLAFFASAATFVLLQYATLRLPSAKVMAYTYLTPSWVILWEIALGRGAPPGMVLIGVVMSVVALAMLLEGDAKPVRA from the coding sequence ATGGCAGCTGTGAGCGAGGCGCTGCGCGGGCATCTGGCGATGCTTGCCTTTTCGGCACTGGTGGCTGGGTCGTTTTCGCTGGGCGTGATGGTTGCCAACGAAATCGCGCCGGCGGCGCTGAATGCGGCACGGTTCGCTATCGCTGCGGTGGTCATCGGCATCGCCGCCGCGGCCACATCCGGCATCAGGCGAACGCATTTCCAGGCCCCCTGGCGCTTTGCGGTGCTGGGCGGGCTGTTCGGCGGCTACTTCGTGCTGATGTTCTACGGGCTGCAGACCGCGGCGCCGGTCAGCGCGGCGGCGGTGTTCACGCTGGTGCCGGTGATGAGCGCGGGCTTTGGCTGGCTGCTGTTGCGGCAGGTGACCACCCGCTGGATGGCGCTGGCGCTGTCGATTGGCGCCGCCGGTGCGGTCTGGGTGATCGTGCGCGGCGACCTGGGCGCCTTGGCGGCGTTCCGGATCGGCCAGGGCGAAATCATCTATTTCTGGGGCTGCGTGCTGCACGCGATCTACACGCCGATGGTGCGCAAGCTGAACCGGGGCGAGCCTGCGGTGGTGTTCACCTTCGGGATGCTGCTGGCGGGCGGCGGGCTGCTGGCGGCGTTCGGCTGGCAGGACATTCTGGCGACTGGTTGGATGCAGCTGCCGGGCATCGTCTGGATCGGATTGTTCTATCTGGCGTTTTTTGCCAGTGCTGCCACCTTTGTGCTGCTGCAATACGCCACCCTGCGGCTGCCATCGGCCAAGGTGATGGCCTATACCTATCTGACCCCCAGCTGGGTGATCCTGTGGGAGATTGCGCTGGGCCGCGGTGCGCCGCCGGGCATGGTGCTGATCGGGGTGGTGATGTCGGTTGTTGCCCTGGCAATGCTGCTGGAGGGGGACGCCAAGCCGGTACGCGCCTGA
- a CDS encoding FMN-dependent NADH-azoreductase has translation MTRTVMHLDSSARTEGSVTRGLSAQIVSRLDADTVIRRDLAAPLPLLDGAWIGANFTPADQRSEADKQLLALSDALVEELKQADTIVIGTPIYNFSVPSTLKAWIDLVARVGVTFRYTDTGPIGLLEGKRAIIAVASGGTQAGSDIDFATTYLRHVLGFIGITNVQIVAADAMSIDAEGALAKAKNQIEALAA, from the coding sequence ATGACCCGCACCGTTATGCACCTCGACTCCTCCGCCCGCACCGAAGGCTCGGTGACCCGGGGCCTCTCCGCACAGATCGTCAGCCGACTGGACGCGGACACTGTGATCCGCCGCGACCTCGCCGCACCGCTACCGCTGCTGGACGGCGCCTGGATCGGGGCAAACTTCACCCCCGCCGACCAGCGCAGCGAGGCAGACAAACAGCTGCTCGCCCTCTCCGACGCGCTGGTCGAGGAGCTGAAACAGGCCGACACCATCGTGATCGGCACGCCGATCTACAACTTCTCGGTGCCCTCCACGCTGAAGGCCTGGATCGACCTGGTGGCCCGCGTCGGCGTCACCTTCCGCTATACGGACACCGGCCCCATCGGCCTGCTGGAGGGCAAGCGCGCCATTATTGCCGTGGCCTCCGGCGGCACCCAGGCCGGATCCGACATCGACTTTGCCACCACCTACCTGCGCCATGTGCTGGGTTTCATCGGCATAACCAATGTCCAGATCGTGGCCGCCGACGCCATGTCCATCGACGCCGAGGGCGCGCTGGCCAAAGCGAAAAACCAAATCGAAGCGCTGGCGGCCTGA
- a CDS encoding DUF6389 family protein: MDEQTYREQLLEILRQKSEQAVSKLRGVEKALPEMAQGLHIGIHPAQEPDGSFSIWVHAQGPNLYALNNAISENRLLFDGFANTGISDPRTRVPSFDPFNQDFEVNDVIVQVAFCWLREVWASFGGLASGKSADVFGEEDWGDIGLKRLRP; this comes from the coding sequence ATGGACGAACAGACCTACCGTGAGCAATTACTTGAAATTCTTCGACAAAAATCAGAACAAGCAGTTTCGAAGCTCAGGGGCGTGGAAAAAGCATTGCCTGAAATGGCCCAAGGGCTGCATATTGGCATTCACCCCGCACAAGAGCCGGATGGCTCCTTCAGTATCTGGGTTCATGCACAAGGACCCAATCTCTATGCCTTGAACAATGCTATTTCAGAAAACCGTTTGCTATTTGATGGGTTTGCAAACACGGGCATCAGCGATCCTAGAACAAGAGTTCCAAGTTTCGATCCTTTTAATCAAGACTTTGAAGTGAACGACGTGATCGTCCAAGTAGCCTTCTGTTGGTTAAGGGAGGTTTGGGCTTCCTTTGGTGGGTTGGCCTCAGGTAAGTCGGCGGACGTTTTTGGCGAAGAGGATTGGGGCGATATTGGCCTGAAAAGACTGAGGCCCTAA
- a CDS encoding aspartate/glutamate racemase family protein — translation MKKIGILGGVGWASTLDYYRAICEGAGRFFAERGAGTPLPVPPITIESVVQAQTRALRGRPGDEASWTAFDAVFREAMLTLERAGCDFAIIASNTPHARLHAIREGVVMPILSIFDATAEATAATGAARALVLGTAVTMQASNYASVLAAQGVTANETLPQDEIAEMQMMIDEDFYGGASATAQARLLRFCARHAQPGTAILLACTELPLAFPDHIDDVSFEAGGFLFVNPSAAHVAAALDLALADEMAG, via the coding sequence ATGAAGAAGATCGGCATTCTCGGCGGCGTCGGCTGGGCCTCCACCCTCGATTACTACCGCGCCATTTGCGAAGGAGCCGGAAGGTTCTTTGCAGAGCGCGGCGCGGGCACACCGCTGCCGGTGCCGCCGATCACCATCGAATCCGTGGTTCAGGCCCAGACCCGCGCGTTGCGCGGCCGCCCGGGGGATGAAGCAAGCTGGACCGCTTTTGATGCCGTCTTCCGCGAGGCGATGCTGACGCTGGAACGCGCTGGCTGCGACTTCGCCATTATCGCGTCCAACACCCCGCACGCCCGCCTGCACGCGATCCGCGAGGGCGTGGTGATGCCAATCCTCAGCATCTTCGACGCCACCGCAGAAGCTACCGCCGCAACCGGCGCCGCCCGCGCGCTGGTGCTGGGCACCGCCGTCACCATGCAGGCCAGCAACTATGCCAGCGTGCTCGCCGCACAGGGCGTCACAGCAAATGAGACCCTGCCGCAGGACGAGATCGCCGAGATGCAGATGATGATCGACGAGGATTTCTACGGCGGCGCTTCCGCCACCGCACAGGCCCGCCTGCTGCGCTTTTGCGCGAGACACGCCCAGCCCGGCACCGCCATCCTGCTGGCCTGCACCGAGCTGCCGCTTGCCTTCCCCGATCACATCGACGACGTCAGCTTCGAGGCCGGCGGCTTCCTGTTTGTGAACCCCTCCGCCGCCCATGTGGCCGCCGCGCTGGATCTGGCACTGGCGGATGAAATGGCGGGTTAG
- a CDS encoding F0F1 ATP synthase subunit B, producing the protein MRNILALALTLGAASPAFAAGGGMDLSNTNLVVALAFILFIGILLFAKVPSLLAGQLDNRAAGIQKELDEARALREEAQTILASYERKQQEVQAQADQIVAAARDEAARAAEQAKADLQTSIARRLAAAEDQIASAEASAVKEVRDQAISIAVAAADQVISKQMTAAEANKLIDAAIADVDAKLH; encoded by the coding sequence ATGCGCAATATTCTCGCTCTTGCCCTGACCCTTGGCGCGGCTTCCCCGGCTTTCGCTGCAGGTGGCGGCATGGACCTGTCCAACACCAACCTGGTTGTTGCGCTGGCGTTCATCTTGTTCATCGGCATCCTGCTGTTTGCCAAGGTGCCGTCGCTGCTGGCTGGCCAGCTGGACAACCGCGCCGCAGGCATCCAGAAGGAACTGGACGAAGCCCGCGCCCTGCGGGAAGAAGCCCAGACCATCCTGGCGTCTTATGAGCGCAAGCAGCAGGAAGTTCAGGCCCAGGCCGATCAGATCGTGGCTGCCGCCCGTGACGAAGCTGCCCGTGCAGCGGAGCAGGCAAAAGCTGATCTGCAAACCTCCATCGCCCGCCGTCTGGCGGCCGCTGAGGATCAGATTGCCTCGGCAGAAGCTTCGGCTGTGAAGGAAGTGCGCGACCAGGCGATCTCCATCGCTGTTGCCGCTGCGGATCAGGTGATCTCCAAGCAGATGACCGCTGCCGAGGCCAACAAGCTGATCGACGCCGCCATCGCGGATGTGGACGCCAAGCTGCACTAA
- a CDS encoding PLP-dependent aminotransferase family protein, translating to MQLDQIFATRNSRMKASEIRELLKLLDQPDIISFAGGIPDPALFPADEFAEAFKTALAPDRQAQALQYSVSEGYLPLRQWIVAEMAKIGIACEAENVLITSGSQQALDYLGKLFLSPGDTALVGWPTYLGALAAFNAYEPRYDRLSLNGNRTAESYAESAAEAGSAVKFAYLSPDFANPTGETLDHAGRLRLLDIADTLDCAVIEDAAYQSLRYDGEPVPPVLALEIEQKGSIEDCRTIYCGTFSKTLAPGVRIGWAVAAKPVIAQMVLLKQAADLHTSSINQMAVHGVAETCFDAHVEQLRAVYQRRRDVMLAAMAEHMPEGVEWTRPEGGMFIWVTLPEGMSGADLLARSLETERVAFVPGQAFFADGSGQNSIRLSFSNSNHAAIEEGIARLGRLLRSV from the coding sequence ATGCAGCTGGACCAGATCTTTGCCACCCGCAACAGCCGGATGAAGGCGTCGGAAATCCGCGAACTGCTGAAACTGCTGGACCAGCCGGACATCATCTCCTTTGCCGGCGGTATCCCTGATCCGGCGCTGTTTCCGGCGGATGAGTTCGCCGAAGCCTTCAAGACCGCGCTGGCACCGGACCGGCAGGCGCAGGCGCTGCAGTATTCCGTCAGCGAGGGCTATCTGCCGCTGCGCCAGTGGATCGTGGCGGAGATGGCAAAGATCGGCATTGCTTGCGAGGCTGAGAACGTGCTGATCACCTCCGGCTCGCAGCAGGCGCTTGATTACCTGGGCAAGCTGTTCCTGTCGCCGGGTGACACCGCGCTGGTCGGCTGGCCGACCTACCTGGGGGCGCTGGCGGCCTTCAACGCTTATGAGCCGCGCTATGACCGGCTGTCGCTGAACGGGAACCGCACCGCGGAGAGCTACGCCGAGAGCGCGGCAGAGGCAGGCAGTGCAGTGAAATTCGCTTATCTCTCACCGGATTTCGCCAACCCCACTGGTGAGACGCTGGATCACGCCGGGCGGTTGCGGCTGCTGGACATCGCGGACACGCTGGACTGTGCGGTCATCGAGGACGCGGCCTATCAGTCGCTGCGCTATGACGGGGAACCGGTGCCGCCGGTGCTGGCGCTGGAGATAGAGCAGAAGGGCTCGATCGAGGATTGCCGGACGATCTATTGCGGCACCTTCAGCAAGACGCTGGCGCCGGGGGTGCGGATCGGCTGGGCTGTGGCGGCCAAGCCGGTGATTGCGCAGATGGTGCTGCTGAAACAGGCGGCGGACCTGCATACCTCATCGATCAACCAGATGGCTGTGCATGGCGTTGCAGAGACCTGTTTCGACGCTCATGTAGAGCAGCTGCGCGCGGTTTATCAGCGCCGCCGCGACGTGATGCTGGCGGCCATGGCGGAACATATGCCGGAGGGTGTGGAATGGACCCGGCCAGAGGGCGGCATGTTCATCTGGGTCACCCTGCCGGAAGGCATGAGCGGCGCAGACTTGCTGGCCCGCTCGCTGGAGACGGAGCGGGTGGCCTTTGTCCCCGGTCAGGCGTTTTTTGCCGATGGCAGCGGCCAGAACTCGATCCGTTTGAGTTTCTCCAATTCCAACCATGCAGCCATCGAGGAAGGGATAGCCCGGCTGGGGCGGCTGTTGCGGTCCGTCTGA
- a CDS encoding FadR/GntR family transcriptional regulator yields MPFQKVQPEKLSASVVKQIEQLILRGILSPGERLPAERELAERLGVSRPSLRDAISELQARGLLASKAGSGVFVADVLGSAFSPALIQLFATHDEAVFDYLSFRRDMEGLAAERAARFGSDYDLQVIQAIFDKMEAAGNPAVSEEAARLDAQFHSAIMDASHNVIMLHMMRSMFDLLREGVFYNRRIMFQQHTTYEALLEQHRAINAALQARDPQAARTAVEAHLDYVKQALTDHQRAERNAEVARQRLEHETGKG; encoded by the coding sequence ATGCCTTTCCAGAAAGTCCAGCCCGAAAAACTCTCCGCCTCCGTCGTCAAGCAGATCGAACAGCTGATCCTGCGCGGTATCCTGTCGCCCGGTGAACGGCTGCCCGCCGAACGGGAGCTGGCCGAACGGCTCGGCGTCTCCCGCCCCTCCCTGCGCGATGCCATCAGCGAACTTCAGGCCCGCGGCCTGCTGGCTTCCAAGGCCGGCTCCGGCGTTTTTGTGGCCGATGTTCTGGGTTCTGCCTTCTCCCCCGCCCTGATCCAGCTGTTCGCCACCCATGACGAGGCGGTGTTCGATTACCTCTCCTTCCGCCGCGACATGGAAGGGCTGGCGGCAGAGCGCGCCGCGCGCTTCGGGTCAGACTACGACCTGCAGGTGATCCAGGCGATCTTTGACAAGATGGAAGCGGCCGGCAATCCCGCCGTCTCCGAGGAAGCCGCCAGGCTCGACGCCCAGTTCCACTCCGCCATCATGGACGCCAGCCACAACGTGATCATGCTGCACATGATGCGCTCGATGTTCGATCTGTTGCGTGAAGGCGTGTTCTATAACCGCCGCATCATGTTCCAGCAGCACACCACCTATGAGGCGCTTCTGGAGCAGCACCGCGCCATCAACGCCGCCTTGCAGGCCCGCGACCCGCAAGCCGCCCGCACCGCTGTGGAGGCGCATCTGGACTATGTGAAACAAGCCCTCACCGACCACCAGCGGGCTGAGCGCAACGCAGAGGTGGCCCGGCAGCGGTTGGAGCATGAGACCGGGAAGGGGTGA
- a CDS encoding prolyl-tRNA synthetase associated domain-containing protein, giving the protein MDASSTYQDSLPISSDALLKQLDDWGIAYQLHTHVPLRTVEDAKGVEEQFMVPGENALRLKNLFLRDKKKRNYLVTLQQDREIDLKALGAELGIGNLSFGSADRLLENLGIRPGAVSPLAMITGAEKGVTFYMDAQAQEADVIYMHPLVNDRTVAMKRDDVMAFFERIGVEVRWV; this is encoded by the coding sequence ATGGACGCCTCATCCACCTATCAGGACAGCCTGCCCATCTCCTCGGATGCGCTGCTGAAGCAGCTGGACGACTGGGGCATTGCCTATCAGCTGCATACCCATGTGCCGCTGCGCACGGTGGAGGACGCCAAGGGCGTCGAGGAGCAGTTCATGGTGCCGGGCGAAAACGCGCTGCGGCTGAAGAACCTGTTCCTGCGCGACAAGAAGAAGCGGAACTACCTGGTGACACTGCAGCAGGACCGGGAGATCGACCTGAAGGCGCTGGGCGCAGAGCTGGGGATCGGCAACCTGTCCTTTGGTTCCGCTGACCGGCTTCTGGAGAACCTGGGTATCCGCCCCGGCGCGGTCAGCCCGCTGGCGATGATCACCGGCGCGGAGAAGGGCGTCACCTTCTATATGGATGCGCAGGCGCAAGAGGCGGACGTGATCTATATGCACCCGCTGGTCAACGACCGCACGGTGGCGATGAAGCGCGATGATGTGATGGCGTTCTTTGAACGCATCGGCGTTGAGGTGCGCTGGGTCTAA
- a CDS encoding AtpZ/AtpI family protein, translating into MAPVTDDDQKQRMAQLEEKLAAARKAQEPKPRADEHYSLANQAWRMVIELVAGLGIGFGIGYGLDHLFGTLPIFMVLFIMLGLAAGVKTMLRTAQEIQKEKLAEEAEKNAQDRD; encoded by the coding sequence ATGGCGCCCGTGACCGATGACGACCAAAAGCAGCGCATGGCGCAGCTGGAGGAGAAATTGGCGGCGGCGCGTAAGGCCCAGGAGCCCAAGCCGCGCGCGGATGAGCATTATTCCCTGGCCAATCAGGCCTGGCGGATGGTGATCGAATTGGTGGCCGGTCTTGGGATCGGCTTTGGCATCGGATACGGGCTGGACCATCTGTTTGGAACCCTGCCCATCTTCATGGTGCTGTTTATTATGCTGGGCCTGGCCGCCGGGGTGAAGACGATGCTTCGCACCGCGCAAGAGATCCAGAAAGAGAAACTGGCCGAAGAGGCCGAAAAAAATGCGCAAGACCGGGATTGA
- a CDS encoding universal stress protein — protein sequence MFKHIMVPVDLHMPAGVKKALNVAADFAANHGSRVTLVHVTGEQIEGAHTLGPSGDELAALASKMAESSGARVEGLPVHSVDVGSEMDSILARTAKELEVDLIVIATHMPGILDYVFSSHASHLVLHSDISVFVVR from the coding sequence ATGTTCAAGCATATCATGGTGCCCGTTGACCTGCACATGCCCGCTGGGGTCAAGAAAGCTCTGAACGTGGCCGCAGATTTTGCCGCCAACCATGGCTCACGCGTGACGCTGGTCCATGTGACGGGCGAGCAGATTGAAGGCGCACACACTTTGGGGCCGTCTGGCGATGAACTGGCTGCACTGGCCAGCAAGATGGCTGAAAGCAGCGGCGCAAGGGTTGAGGGGCTGCCGGTTCATTCGGTGGATGTCGGGTCAGAGATGGACTCCATCCTGGCCCGGACCGCCAAGGAGCTGGAAGTGGACCTGATCGTGATCGCCACCCATATGCCCGGTATTCTGGACTATGTGTTCTCGTCCCACGCCAGCCATCTGGTGCTGCATTCCGACATTTCGGTGTTTGTCGTCCGCTAG
- a CDS encoding F0F1 ATP synthase subunit C, which yields MEGDIAQLGQFVGAGLAAIGSGAAAIGVGHVAGNFLAGALRNPSAAAGQTATLFIGIAFAEALGIFSFLVALLLMFAV from the coding sequence ATGGAAGGCGATATCGCACAACTCGGTCAGTTCGTCGGCGCAGGCCTGGCAGCAATCGGTTCCGGCGCAGCCGCAATCGGTGTGGGCCACGTGGCTGGCAACTTCCTGGCAGGCGCTCTGCGTAACCCGTCGGCAGCAGCCGGCCAGACCGCAACCCTGTTCATCGGCATCGCGTTTGCAGAAGCACTGGGCATCTTCTCGTTCCTGGTCGCTCTGCTGCTGATGTTCGCCGTCTAA
- a CDS encoding LysR family transcriptional regulator: MDNWDEVRTAYQVARMGTVSGAAEVLGVHHATVIRHIDAIEARLGVKLFQRHARGYTPTEAGQDLLRVAQATDDQFSQLVGRLKGQGDDVSGELVVTSLASFAPMLVPALKEFQDMHPGLIIRYLTGDRLFRLEYGEAHVAVRAGNAPDQPDNVVQPFIKQQVGLYASKAYTEKYGVLQGVEDMANHRFIGNDDENSRAPFSRWLRAHAPAEAISFRCSNGFTMQNAVHSGAGIGFMAAWEARQNPNLVEMMAPQEEWEGTLWLVTHVDLHRTTKVQAFLKFLKEQAKEWQL, encoded by the coding sequence ATGGACAATTGGGATGAGGTGCGTACCGCCTATCAGGTCGCCCGGATGGGCACGGTCAGCGGTGCCGCCGAGGTGCTGGGGGTGCACCATGCCACGGTAATCCGACATATCGACGCTATCGAGGCGCGGCTGGGGGTGAAGCTGTTCCAGCGCCATGCCCGCGGCTACACGCCGACGGAGGCCGGGCAGGATCTGTTGCGGGTGGCGCAGGCGACCGATGATCAGTTCAGCCAGCTGGTCGGCCGGCTGAAGGGGCAGGGCGATGATGTCTCCGGCGAGCTGGTGGTGACGTCGCTTGCGTCTTTTGCGCCGATGCTGGTGCCGGCGCTGAAGGAGTTCCAGGACATGCACCCGGGACTGATCATCCGCTATCTGACCGGCGACCGGCTGTTCCGGCTGGAATACGGCGAGGCGCATGTGGCGGTGCGGGCCGGCAACGCCCCGGATCAGCCGGACAATGTGGTGCAGCCCTTCATCAAGCAGCAGGTCGGGCTTTATGCCTCCAAGGCCTATACCGAGAAATACGGCGTGCTGCAGGGGGTGGAGGACATGGCCAATCACCGCTTCATTGGCAATGACGATGAAAACAGCCGCGCTCCGTTTTCGCGCTGGCTGCGGGCTCATGCGCCGGCTGAGGCGATCTCGTTCCGGTGCTCCAACGGGTTCACCATGCAGAACGCGGTGCACAGCGGCGCGGGCATCGGATTCATGGCGGCCTGGGAGGCGCGGCAGAACCCGAACCTGGTGGAAATGATGGCGCCGCAGGAAGAATGGGAAGGCACGCTTTGGCTGGTGACCCATGTGGACCTGCACCGCACCACCAAGGTGCAGGCGTTTTTGAAGTTCCTCAAGGAACAGGCCAAGGAATGGCAGCTGTGA
- a CDS encoding F0F1 ATP synthase subunit A: MGKIFFYAALALVVVSGLIFAPAEAKLAIHPMDQFQVSALFGDHISWYTPTNVTLWMALAVAAVFALLVLGSSRRAIVPGRAQSVAELAYGFIYKMVEDVAGKDGVKFFPYIMTLFMFIVMANFLGLIPGSFTTTSHIAVTAVLAALVFVTVTVVGFVKNGVGFLGLFWVSSAPLALRPILAIIELISYFVRPVSHSIRLAGNVMAGHAVLKVFAGFAAALGMFSFLPIFAITAVYALEVLVAFIQAYVFTILTCVYLKDALHPSH; encoded by the coding sequence ATGGGCAAAATTTTCTTTTACGCAGCTCTGGCACTGGTCGTTGTGTCGGGTCTGATTTTCGCTCCGGCGGAAGCAAAGCTGGCGATCCACCCGATGGATCAGTTCCAGGTGAGCGCGCTGTTCGGCGATCACATCTCCTGGTACACTCCGACCAATGTGACCCTGTGGATGGCGCTGGCTGTTGCCGCCGTGTTCGCCCTGCTGGTTCTGGGTTCCTCGCGCCGCGCCATCGTGCCGGGCCGCGCCCAGTCGGTTGCGGAACTGGCCTATGGCTTCATCTACAAGATGGTTGAGGACGTGGCCGGCAAGGACGGCGTCAAGTTCTTCCCCTACATCATGACCCTGTTCATGTTTATCGTGATGGCCAACTTCCTGGGCCTGATCCCCGGTTCCTTCACCACAACCTCGCACATCGCGGTCACCGCGGTTCTGGCGGCGCTGGTGTTTGTGACCGTGACCGTGGTCGGCTTCGTCAAGAACGGTGTTGGCTTCCTGGGCCTGTTCTGGGTGTCGAGCGCGCCGCTGGCGCTCCGCCCGATCCTGGCCATCATCGAACTGATTTCCTACTTCGTGCGCCCCGTCAGCCACTCCATCCGTCTTGCCGGTAACGTGATGGCGGGCCACGCGGTTCTGAAAGTGTTCGCAGGCTTTGCCGCAGCACTGGGCATGTTCAGCTTCCTGCCGATCTTTGCCATCACCGCAGTTTACGCACTCGAAGTTCTGGTGGCCTTCATTCAGGCCTACGTCTTCACCATCCTGACCTGCGTGTACCTGAAGGATGCACTGCACCCGAGCCACTAA